A part of Pectinophora gossypiella chromosome Z, ilPecGoss1.1, whole genome shotgun sequence genomic DNA contains:
- the LOC126380665 gene encoding vesicle-associated membrane protein 2-like isoform X2, translating to MAAEGGGGPPAPVEPQTGPDGEIIGGPRTMQQIAAQRRLQQTQAQVDEVVDIMKTNVEKVLDRDAKLSELDDRADALQHGASQFEQQAKSLKNKFWLQNLKMMIIMGVIGIVIIGLLFGKYM from the exons at GGCGGCTGAAGGTGGTGGAGGTCCCCCGGCACCAGTGGAGCCGCAAACGGGGCCGGATGGAGAGATCATCGGCGGGCCGCGCACCATGCAGCAGATCGCCGCGCAACGTCGCTTGCAGCAAACGCAGGCGCAAGTTGACGAG gtGGTGGATATTATGAAGACTAATGTCGAGAAGGTGCTCGACAGAGATGCCAAGTTGTCGGAACTAGATGATAGAGCAg ATGCGCTCCAGCACGGTGCCTCGCAATTCGAGCAACAAGCTAAAAGTCTGAAGAACAAGTTTTGGCTACAAAACTTAAAG atgatgataataatgggTGTGATCGGAATCGTTATAATAGGACTGCTGTTTG GAAAAtatatgtaa
- the LOC126380665 gene encoding vesicle-associated membrane protein 2-like isoform X1, producing MAAEGGGGPPAPVEPQTGPDGEIIGGPRTMQQIAAQRRLQQTQAQVDEVVDIMKTNVEKVLDRDAKLSELDDRADALQHGASQFEQQAKSLKNKFWLQNLKMMIIMGVIGIVIIGLLFVRYRGTPSLSGVSAMVPVNNTTLTH from the exons at GGCGGCTGAAGGTGGTGGAGGTCCCCCGGCACCAGTGGAGCCGCAAACGGGGCCGGATGGAGAGATCATCGGCGGGCCGCGCACCATGCAGCAGATCGCCGCGCAACGTCGCTTGCAGCAAACGCAGGCGCAAGTTGACGAG gtGGTGGATATTATGAAGACTAATGTCGAGAAGGTGCTCGACAGAGATGCCAAGTTGTCGGAACTAGATGATAGAGCAg ATGCGCTCCAGCACGGTGCCTCGCAATTCGAGCAACAAGCTAAAAGTCTGAAGAACAAGTTTTGGCTACAAAACTTAAAG atgatgataataatgggTGTGATCGGAATCGTTATAATAGGACTGCTGTTTG TTCGATACCGTGGCACACCTTCTTTGAGTGGCGTCTCAGCAATGGTGCCAGTCAATAACACAACTCTTACACAtt GA